Proteins encoded within one genomic window of Salinisphaera sp. T31B1:
- the mobH gene encoding MobH family relaxase — protein sequence MIVSRFKKWLRSSEDAGTAGRVERNRFKVRSASELLAPFEGELAAIRARAGVPAEHWRSLYQVVFDNYAALVQHLPASESHHHAGAGGLLQHGIEVARHTLDLKQGIILPRGEAPEVQSRVQDLWTYACFTAALLHDLGKPVTDQHITRYDGPHARRSAWSPVHGPMPVGATYGIEFNSKRVYRHHERIPPLLVHHLLPTEGLQWIASDQDALHDWLTAIQGDPSDAGAIGEIVGQADGLSVARNLSGSKNVQLPTAKAKPLVERLLTGLRYLLDNGNLPINRRGAAAYLDDDTLWLVSKTTLDKLRTHLIEEGQPGIPTRNDRLMDEMQQHSLLVPNDDRAVWLCSITIADWQQQLTCLRVHASQIWPDPTRRPTSMHGHVEPLGSETAKGAADQVTNRPSESAQSAEPRSTGAATAPEGNNQQTASSIDDLTLPFDLPADAAGEDETAPVNTPPAKAQESTATGSESTVQREFAAAHKADGQVAGMEASEDAGERFVAWLKHSIENQTVPINTAQARIHVLPEGLALVSPRIFRDFDSANWSHAQKRFQKLKLHRKTPRDENIWTCQAAGSRKRSLLKVILIPDAAATLGVNLPMPNAAITLLQTE from the coding sequence GTGATCGTTTCGCGTTTCAAGAAATGGCTCCGTTCCAGCGAAGACGCTGGAACAGCCGGCCGTGTCGAGCGTAATCGTTTCAAGGTTCGCTCGGCTTCGGAATTGCTCGCCCCATTTGAAGGCGAGCTCGCGGCCATCCGTGCACGCGCGGGCGTACCGGCCGAACATTGGCGTTCGCTGTACCAAGTGGTCTTCGATAATTATGCGGCGCTGGTACAGCATCTGCCGGCCTCCGAATCCCATCATCACGCCGGCGCCGGTGGGCTGCTACAGCATGGCATCGAAGTCGCGCGCCATACGCTGGATCTGAAACAGGGCATCATCCTGCCGCGCGGCGAAGCACCCGAGGTGCAATCCCGAGTCCAGGATCTGTGGACGTATGCGTGCTTCACCGCCGCCCTGCTCCACGATCTCGGCAAACCCGTAACAGATCAGCACATCACACGCTATGACGGGCCGCATGCCCGTCGCAGCGCCTGGTCGCCCGTGCACGGTCCGATGCCGGTCGGGGCGACCTATGGCATTGAGTTCAATTCCAAGCGTGTCTATCGCCACCACGAGCGGATTCCCCCGTTGTTGGTACACCATCTGCTACCGACCGAGGGGCTGCAGTGGATCGCAAGCGACCAGGACGCGCTGCATGACTGGCTCACGGCAATCCAGGGCGATCCATCGGATGCCGGCGCCATCGGTGAAATCGTGGGCCAGGCGGACGGTCTGTCGGTGGCGCGCAATCTCAGTGGCAGCAAAAACGTGCAGCTACCGACCGCTAAGGCCAAACCGCTTGTCGAGCGCTTGCTCACAGGACTGCGTTATCTGTTGGATAACGGCAACTTGCCGATCAACCGCCGCGGCGCGGCCGCCTATCTTGATGACGATACGCTGTGGCTGGTGTCGAAGACCACGCTCGACAAGCTCCGCACCCACCTGATCGAGGAAGGACAGCCAGGGATCCCGACGCGCAATGACCGGCTCATGGATGAAATGCAACAACATAGTCTGTTGGTTCCCAACGACGACCGCGCGGTTTGGCTCTGCTCGATCACAATCGCGGACTGGCAGCAACAGCTGACGTGTCTGCGCGTGCATGCCAGCCAGATCTGGCCGGATCCAACCCGTCGCCCGACGTCGATGCATGGCCACGTTGAACCGCTGGGATCTGAGACAGCCAAAGGCGCAGCCGACCAAGTCACCAACAGACCAAGTGAATCCGCCCAGTCCGCAGAACCGCGCTCAACCGGGGCTGCAACAGCTCCGGAGGGAAACAATCAACAAACAGCATCATCGATCGACGATCTGACTTTGCCGTTCGACCTACCGGCCGACGCGGCGGGCGAAGATGAGACTGCACCAGTTAACACGCCCCCGGCCAAGGCTCAAGAGAGCACTGCAACAGGCTCCGAATCGACCGTTCAGCGCGAGTTTGCCGCAGCCCATAAAGCGGACGGCCAAGTCGCCGGCATGGAGGCCAGCGAAGACGCTGGCGAGCGTTTCGTGGCCTGGCTCAAACACTCCATAGAAAACCAGACGGTGCCGATCAACACAGCTCAGGCACGAATCCACGTACTGCCCGAGGGCTTGGCCCTGGTGTCACCCCGGATATTTCGGGACTTCGACTCGGCGAACTGGAGCCATGCGCAGAAGCGGTTTCAGAAGCTCAAGCTGCACCGCAAGACACCTCGCGACGAAAACATTTGGACATGTCAGGCGGCAGGCAGCCGAAAACGGTCATTGTTGAAAGTGATTCTGATCCCGGATGCCGCCGCAACGTTGGGCGTAAATCTGCCGATGCCGAACGCGGCGATTACGTTGCTGCAGACGGAATGA
- a CDS encoding zincin-like metallopeptidase domain-containing protein yields the protein MSKTDIRKQITDQIIDALEQGTLPWRCPWDRTHTLNIPVNLSTGHDYHGFNVVFLWCCQLQQRYSTGHWLTYRQAQELGGQVRKNEHSSPAIFYKAFEKETGEVDDNGDAVTEQIRVLRHFKVFNLDQIDDLKAPDSRPRFGFEPVEAAERILNASGITILHGGARACYRPNTDIITMPDRDRFGSATDYYATALHELAHATQHASRCARPRYETTVREGAYAFEELVAELGSLYCMSALGLHGEIAGHASYIDHWLSILKEDKSAIFRAAAYAETAYQWLIAPLKSGSVDTAA from the coding sequence ATGTCCAAAACCGATATCCGCAAGCAGATTACCGATCAGATCATAGACGCACTGGAACAGGGCACCCTGCCCTGGCGCTGTCCCTGGGACCGCACACACACCCTCAACATCCCGGTCAATTTGAGCACCGGCCATGATTACCACGGCTTCAACGTCGTGTTTCTGTGGTGCTGTCAGTTGCAACAGCGCTATAGCACCGGTCACTGGCTGACGTACCGGCAGGCTCAGGAGCTGGGCGGCCAAGTTCGCAAAAATGAGCACAGCTCACCGGCGATCTTCTACAAGGCGTTCGAGAAAGAAACCGGCGAGGTCGACGACAACGGCGATGCTGTCACTGAGCAGATTCGCGTGCTGCGTCACTTCAAGGTCTTCAACTTGGATCAGATCGACGACCTCAAGGCGCCTGATTCGCGTCCGCGGTTCGGCTTCGAGCCGGTCGAGGCAGCCGAGCGCATCCTGAATGCGTCCGGTATCACGATCCTGCATGGCGGCGCCCGCGCCTGCTATCGACCCAACACGGACATCATCACGATGCCCGACCGGGATCGATTCGGCTCTGCGACCGACTACTACGCCACGGCGTTACACGAACTGGCACATGCGACCCAACATGCGTCACGTTGTGCTCGACCACGATACGAAACCACTGTCCGCGAGGGCGCTTATGCGTTCGAGGAACTGGTCGCCGAGCTCGGCTCGCTCTATTGTATGTCGGCGCTAGGCCTGCACGGCGAAATCGCCGGACATGCCAGCTATATCGACCACTGGCTCAGTATCCTTAAAGAGGATAAGTCCGCCATTTTTCGAGCCGCAGCCTACGCCGAAACAGCCTATCAATGGCTGATCGCTCCGCTTAAAAGCGGATCGGTTGATACCGCCGCCTGA
- a CDS encoding DUF4396 domain-containing protein → MIPNWLHWLSIASLLVAFACASIIAADERTHPQKMWIMNVVWPVTALFGSVFAVWGYYRYGRLAAQDGVEDHTAATPYPAMVGKGSSHCGSGCTLGDICAEWLAFSLPVIATWFGWHTLFETKMFAVWVLDYLFAFGFGIAFQYFTIKPMRDVTAWQGLIAAVKADTLSLTAWQIGMYGFMAVAHFWIFAALLGTELKTNTVEFWFMMQIAMLFGFATSYPVNWWLIRIGVKEKM, encoded by the coding sequence ATGATTCCAAACTGGCTTCACTGGCTGTCCATCGCGTCGCTACTCGTGGCATTCGCCTGCGCCTCCATCATCGCAGCGGACGAGCGAACGCATCCACAGAAGATGTGGATCATGAACGTGGTCTGGCCGGTCACCGCGCTTTTCGGGTCGGTCTTCGCGGTATGGGGCTACTATCGCTACGGGCGCCTCGCCGCACAGGACGGCGTCGAGGACCACACGGCCGCGACGCCCTACCCAGCCATGGTAGGCAAAGGCTCGAGTCACTGTGGAAGTGGCTGCACCTTGGGCGACATTTGTGCGGAGTGGCTGGCGTTCTCCCTTCCAGTCATTGCGACCTGGTTCGGTTGGCACACGCTGTTCGAAACCAAGATGTTCGCAGTATGGGTTCTTGATTACCTCTTCGCTTTTGGCTTCGGGATTGCCTTTCAGTATTTCACCATCAAACCCATGCGTGACGTTACCGCTTGGCAGGGTCTGATTGCCGCCGTTAAAGCCGACACGCTATCACTCACCGCATGGCAAATCGGTATGTACGGCTTCATGGCCGTGGCGCATTTCTGGATCTTCGCGGCCCTTCTGGGTACTGAACTGAAGACAAATACAGTCGAGTTCTGGTTCATGATGCAGATCGCGATGCTGTTCGGCTTTGCCACCAGTTACCCGGTCAACTGGTGGCTGATTCGTATTGGCGTCAAGGAGAAAATGTAG
- a CDS encoding heavy metal translocating P-type ATPase has translation MSEQNATATVKDPVCGMTVDPDHAPAHEHDGNRYHFCSERCLDRFVADPETFLNPARQARKPVPAGATYTCPMHPEIEQDHPGDCPKCGMALEASGPPKRQTQYTCPMHPEIVQDEPGDCPKCGMALEPTRVSAADDENGELTVMRRRFWVSVPLSAAVLLLAMGEMVPGLGIRGLFGNAFGWIQFALATPVVFWCGGFAFKRGWKSIRNTSPNMWTLIMLGVGAAYGFSIFALLLPGLLPAAFLSDAGHAPIYFEAAAVIITLILLGQVMEARARGQTSQALKSLLDLAPPSAHRINTDGDEEEVSLDALAAGDRLRVRPGEKVPVDGEIVEGRSTLDESMISGEPIPQEKDVGDSVTGGTVNQTGGFVMAAGQVGDDTVLARIVGMVAQAQRSRAPIQGLADKVAGIFVPAVVGTAIVAFIVWALVGPAPALAYALVAAISVLIIACPCALGLATPMSVMVGVGRGAREGVLIRDAEALELMEQVDVLLVDKTGTLTEGKPKLVAVETADGVDENDLLKLVASLEHASEHPLARSIVDGAAERGITPVDASDFDSITGKGVRGTVDGRSVLIGNTRLMQDNDIDPGALADTAEERRTRGETVMLAAVNGAIAGLVAVADPIKQSTDEAVRILHEAGLRIVMLTGDSEATARAVGEQLGIDEVHANALPEDKHALVEKFQGDGYKVAMAGDGVNDAPALALADVGIAMGTGTDVAMESARVTLVKGDLRGIAKARRLSEQSMRNIRQNLFFAFIYNGAGVPVAAGVLYPIFGAMLSPMLAAAAMSFSSVSVITNALRLRRIGL, from the coding sequence ATGAGCGAACAGAACGCGACCGCGACCGTAAAGGACCCCGTCTGCGGCATGACCGTCGACCCCGACCATGCACCCGCGCACGAGCACGACGGCAACCGCTATCATTTCTGCAGCGAGCGCTGCCTTGATCGCTTCGTGGCCGATCCGGAAACATTCCTGAACCCGGCCAGGCAAGCGCGGAAACCAGTCCCCGCAGGCGCTACTTATACCTGCCCCATGCACCCGGAAATCGAGCAGGATCATCCGGGAGATTGCCCGAAATGCGGCATGGCGCTGGAGGCATCCGGCCCGCCGAAGCGCCAGACCCAATACACCTGCCCCATGCACCCGGAGATCGTCCAGGACGAACCGGGCGACTGCCCCAAGTGCGGCATGGCACTGGAGCCGACGCGCGTATCCGCCGCCGACGACGAGAACGGCGAACTCACGGTCATGCGTCGGCGCTTCTGGGTGAGCGTGCCGCTGTCGGCGGCCGTGCTGCTGCTGGCCATGGGCGAAATGGTGCCGGGGCTGGGTATTCGCGGCTTGTTCGGCAATGCCTTCGGCTGGATCCAGTTCGCACTGGCCACGCCGGTGGTGTTCTGGTGCGGCGGCTTTGCCTTCAAGCGCGGCTGGAAATCGATACGCAATACCAGCCCCAATATGTGGACGCTGATCATGCTGGGCGTCGGCGCGGCCTACGGCTTCTCGATATTCGCGCTGCTGCTGCCTGGCCTGTTGCCCGCCGCCTTCCTGAGCGACGCCGGCCACGCGCCGATCTATTTCGAGGCGGCGGCGGTCATCATCACCCTGATCCTGCTGGGACAGGTCATGGAGGCCCGCGCCCGCGGCCAGACCTCGCAGGCATTGAAGTCGCTGCTTGACCTGGCGCCGCCCAGCGCCCATCGCATCAACACGGACGGCGACGAAGAAGAAGTCTCGCTGGACGCCCTCGCCGCCGGCGACAGGCTGCGCGTACGCCCCGGCGAGAAAGTGCCGGTAGACGGCGAGATCGTCGAGGGTCGCTCGACCCTGGACGAATCCATGATCTCCGGCGAGCCCATTCCACAGGAAAAAGACGTCGGCGACAGCGTCACCGGCGGCACCGTCAACCAGACGGGCGGTTTCGTGATGGCCGCCGGCCAGGTCGGCGACGATACGGTGCTGGCCCGGATCGTCGGCATGGTGGCCCAGGCCCAGCGCTCGCGCGCGCCCATCCAGGGCCTGGCCGACAAGGTGGCCGGGATCTTCGTGCCGGCGGTCGTGGGCACCGCGATCGTGGCGTTCATCGTCTGGGCCCTGGTCGGCCCGGCGCCGGCGCTGGCCTATGCGCTGGTCGCCGCGATTTCGGTGTTGATCATCGCCTGCCCCTGTGCGCTGGGCCTGGCCACGCCCATGTCGGTGATGGTAGGCGTGGGCCGCGGCGCGCGCGAGGGCGTGCTCATCCGTGACGCCGAAGCGCTGGAACTCATGGAACAGGTGGATGTGTTGCTGGTGGACAAGACCGGGACGCTCACCGAAGGCAAACCCAAACTGGTAGCGGTGGAAACCGCCGACGGCGTCGACGAAAACGACCTGCTCAAGCTGGTGGCCTCCCTGGAACACGCCAGCGAGCATCCGCTGGCCCGCTCGATCGTCGACGGTGCCGCCGAACGCGGTATTACGCCGGTCGATGCGAGCGATTTCGACTCGATCACCGGCAAGGGCGTACGTGGCACCGTGGATGGCCGCTCTGTCCTGATCGGCAATACCCGTCTGATGCAGGACAACGATATCGACCCCGGCGCACTGGCCGATACGGCCGAAGAACGCCGCACCCGGGGCGAAACAGTCATGCTGGCCGCCGTGAACGGCGCCATCGCCGGGCTGGTGGCAGTCGCCGACCCGATCAAGCAATCCACCGATGAGGCCGTGCGTATCCTGCACGAAGCCGGCCTGCGGATCGTCATGCTCACCGGCGACTCGGAGGCGACCGCCCGTGCCGTGGGAGAACAACTCGGCATCGACGAGGTGCATGCCAACGCTCTGCCCGAGGACAAGCACGCGCTGGTGGAGAAGTTCCAGGGCGACGGCTACAAGGTGGCCATGGCCGGCGACGGCGTCAACGACGCACCGGCACTGGCCCTGGCCGATGTCGGCATCGCCATGGGCACGGGCACGGACGTGGCAATGGAGAGCGCGCGTGTCACCCTGGTCAAGGGCGACCTGCGCGGTATCGCCAAGGCCCGACGTCTATCGGAACAGTCGATGCGCAATATCCGCCAGAACCTGTTCTTCGCGTTCATTTACAACGGCGCCGGCGTGCCAGTGGCCGCGGGCGTGTTGTATCCGATTTTCGGCGCAATGCTCTCGCCCATGCTGGCTGCTGCTGCGATGAGTTTTTCTTCGGTATCAGTGATCACCAACGCGCTACGGTTGCGGCGAATCGGCCTTTGA
- a CDS encoding copper resistance protein B → MLNNYLLRSGGSLLLFLASVSAVQAASNGKSDLDSVVPAGPMDSASGAPVAWSKPINDQKLHKFVQIDRLEYGDPEGPNNYLWDAQGWVGGDFNKLWLKTEGEGPISGGSPESTEFQALYNRMISPFWGAQVGLRYDVNPNPDRGFAVIGLQGLAPYWFESDTALFVSEDGDVSFRGEFEYELLLTQRLILQPRLEINASARDTPEYGLGRGLNNTEMGVRLRYEIRREFAPYIGVRWEQKYGDTKDIARAEGESTSSTAFVVGVRAWY, encoded by the coding sequence ATGCTTAACAATTATTTACTTCGTAGCGGCGGTAGCCTTTTGCTTTTTCTGGCGTCAGTCAGTGCCGTTCAGGCCGCCTCCAATGGCAAGTCGGATTTGGACTCTGTAGTGCCGGCAGGCCCGATGGATTCCGCCAGCGGTGCCCCGGTGGCCTGGTCCAAGCCGATCAACGATCAGAAACTGCATAAGTTCGTGCAAATCGACCGTCTCGAATATGGAGATCCGGAAGGTCCGAATAACTATCTCTGGGATGCGCAGGGATGGGTCGGTGGCGACTTCAACAAGCTCTGGCTCAAGACCGAGGGCGAAGGGCCGATCAGCGGCGGCTCGCCTGAATCCACGGAATTTCAGGCCTTGTACAACCGAATGATCAGTCCGTTCTGGGGCGCTCAGGTCGGTCTGCGTTACGACGTCAACCCTAATCCGGACCGTGGTTTTGCAGTCATCGGCCTGCAGGGGCTCGCGCCCTACTGGTTCGAATCCGATACCGCGTTGTTCGTCAGCGAAGACGGCGACGTGAGCTTTCGTGGCGAGTTCGAGTACGAATTGCTGCTCACCCAGCGCTTGATCCTGCAACCCCGGCTGGAAATCAACGCCTCGGCACGCGACACACCTGAATATGGCTTAGGAAGAGGCCTGAACAACACCGAGATGGGTGTACGCCTACGCTACGAAATCCGGCGCGAATTTGCGCCTTATATCGGCGTGCGCTGGGAACAAAAATACGGTGATACCAAGGACATCGCACGTGCGGAAGGCGAATCGACATCGTCGACCGCTTTCGTGGTCGGCGTCCGCGCCTGGTACTAG
- a CDS encoding STY4534 family ICE replication protein, whose protein sequence is MSEYFDLHTQGIGYLNRVREVRPQNGTPFWACDIAALHGSADNVNTTRFDCRVSGAKAIDLVQQYQDAVKQDRKVLIGFRLGDLYVDTFTYAKGERAGETGVSLKSRLLYIGFIKIDGVTVYSAETASDDGEETESQHSDSRSETASESEAATPESSESSPDCMPTEVALSKDDPDFQERKKALKEAGYRFDGQDKVWRLSAATAAV, encoded by the coding sequence ATGTCTGAATACTTCGACCTTCACACGCAAGGCATCGGCTATCTGAACCGCGTTCGCGAGGTTCGTCCCCAGAACGGCACGCCGTTCTGGGCCTGCGACATCGCAGCACTGCACGGTTCGGCTGACAACGTCAACACCACACGTTTTGATTGCCGCGTCAGCGGTGCCAAAGCGATCGACCTGGTCCAGCAGTATCAGGACGCCGTAAAACAGGACCGCAAGGTCTTGATCGGTTTCCGGCTCGGCGATCTATACGTAGACACGTTCACCTATGCCAAGGGCGAACGTGCCGGCGAGACGGGCGTCAGCCTGAAATCCCGCCTGCTCTACATCGGCTTCATCAAGATCGATGGCGTGACTGTTTACAGCGCCGAGACGGCATCCGACGACGGCGAGGAAACGGAATCGCAGCACAGCGACTCCCGATCCGAGACCGCATCCGAATCGGAAGCGGCCACGCCTGAATCGTCCGAGTCGAGTCCGGACTGCATGCCGACCGAAGTCGCGCTGTCGAAGGACGATCCCGACTTTCAGGAGCGCAAGAAAGCACTCAAGGAAGCGGGCTATCGCTTCGATGGCCAAGACAAGGTCTGGCGTCTGTCCGCTGCAACCGCGGCCGTATAG
- a CDS encoding MerR family DNA-binding protein, which produces MSYSIGQLAKTADTGVETIRFYERRGLMPEPPRAASGYRRYPPGAADRLRFIRRAKQLGFTLDEITTLLGLQAGGERAEVKGIALAKLSEIEARLADLERMRAALQDMTRRCSGEGPVAGCPIIETLTDKEQHS; this is translated from the coding sequence ATGTCTTACTCCATCGGCCAACTCGCGAAAACCGCGGACACCGGCGTTGAAACCATTCGCTTCTATGAGCGGCGTGGTCTCATGCCGGAGCCTCCGCGGGCCGCCAGCGGTTACCGTCGGTACCCACCGGGCGCCGCGGACCGGCTGCGTTTCATCCGACGCGCGAAGCAACTCGGCTTCACCCTCGACGAGATCACGACGCTGCTGGGCCTGCAGGCCGGCGGCGAGCGCGCCGAGGTCAAGGGTATCGCCCTGGCTAAACTTTCGGAAATCGAGGCGCGTCTGGCCGATCTCGAACGCATGCGCGCCGCGTTGCAGGACATGACTCGACGTTGCTCCGGCGAAGGCCCGGTGGCCGGGTGCCCCATCATTGAAACGCTGACCGACAAGGAACAGCACTCATGA
- a CDS encoding HlyD family efflux transporter periplasmic adaptor subunit, whose protein sequence is MAIPLQPSDDDRAFVLPGLRSDLRLARGAPDTDGTPMWTLFDPLRNQYFHLHLQGLRLIRQWHGGDTAGELADAVRERGVAVSAEEVVGMARFMTANNLIAARGAADTQRLAQQHARSQTRWHQWLLHRYLFFRIPLLRPDAALSRWLPWARRLVSRPARYLFVLVGLIALALVIRQWEQLAGTFMRFLSWEGLAWYGVALISVKSAHELGHAFVAKHYGCRVPTIGIAFLVLVPMLYTDATDTWRLTRDAERLRVSLAGVATEMAIAVLATFAWGVLPDGGLRQAAFFLATTSWVATLLINLSPFMRFDGYHVLSDVWGIRNLQPRAFALTRWRMREALFGFGEAPPEAFAPGRRRLMIAYAVATWIYRFFLFLGIALLVYHFAFKALGIFLFCVEIGYFILRPVLNEIGEVSQRRLRWNRALLRTLLFGAGLVALLFVPWRGTLGLPAVLEAAEHAAIHAPEAARIKRVAVESGAQVSAGQTLFVLDKPELALGTEQARRKIDVIQTRLARRAGSQRDLDAEGVLRTQLAELRAELAGLAARERALVLESPFDARVVDRADLRAGQYVSAREELADLVAPGAGRVYAYVGEQDVARIELGAKARFIPDDGDHGARDLEVVRVEDVGTERLPYPVLASTYGGPLAVSPERTEGDRALRLEDGVYRVVLRPVGEGDVPRWRLAGTAVVDGPPESIAGRLFRHAASVFIRESGF, encoded by the coding sequence GTGGCGATCCCGTTGCAGCCGTCCGACGACGATCGCGCCTTCGTCCTGCCCGGGCTGCGCAGCGATCTGCGCCTGGCCCGAGGCGCGCCGGATACCGACGGCACGCCCATGTGGACGCTGTTCGATCCATTGCGCAACCAGTATTTTCATCTGCACCTGCAGGGATTGCGCCTGATTCGCCAGTGGCACGGCGGCGACACCGCCGGCGAGCTGGCCGACGCTGTGCGCGAACGTGGTGTGGCGGTGTCCGCGGAGGAAGTGGTCGGCATGGCCCGATTCATGACCGCGAACAACCTGATCGCCGCGCGTGGCGCCGCCGATACCCAGCGTCTGGCGCAACAGCATGCGCGCTCGCAGACGCGTTGGCATCAATGGCTGCTGCACCGGTATCTGTTCTTCCGTATTCCGCTGCTGCGTCCGGATGCCGCACTGTCGCGCTGGCTGCCCTGGGCGCGGCGGCTGGTATCGCGTCCGGCGCGCTATCTGTTCGTGCTGGTGGGCCTGATCGCGCTGGCGCTGGTGATCCGGCAGTGGGAGCAGCTTGCTGGCACGTTCATGCGGTTTCTCAGCTGGGAGGGGCTGGCGTGGTACGGCGTGGCGCTGATTTCGGTCAAGAGCGCGCACGAGCTTGGTCATGCGTTCGTCGCCAAGCACTACGGCTGTCGAGTGCCGACCATCGGTATCGCGTTTCTGGTGCTCGTGCCCATGCTCTACACCGACGCCACGGATACCTGGCGGCTGACCCGCGATGCCGAGCGGTTGCGCGTATCGCTGGCCGGTGTGGCGACCGAGATGGCCATCGCGGTACTGGCCACGTTCGCCTGGGGCGTGCTGCCGGACGGTGGTCTGCGGCAGGCGGCATTCTTTCTGGCCACCACAAGCTGGGTCGCCACGCTGCTGATCAACCTGTCGCCGTTCATGCGGTTTGACGGCTATCACGTGCTCAGCGACGTGTGGGGCATACGCAACCTGCAGCCGCGGGCCTTCGCACTGACCCGGTGGCGGATGCGTGAAGCCCTGTTCGGCTTCGGCGAGGCGCCGCCGGAAGCGTTCGCGCCCGGCCGGCGCCGCCTGATGATCGCCTATGCGGTGGCCACCTGGATCTATCGCTTCTTTCTGTTTCTGGGTATCGCGCTGCTGGTCTATCACTTTGCCTTCAAGGCGCTGGGCATCTTTCTGTTCTGCGTGGAAATCGGCTACTTCATCCTGCGACCGGTGCTCAACGAGATCGGCGAGGTATCGCAACGCCGGCTGCGCTGGAACCGGGCGCTGCTGCGCACGCTGTTGTTCGGCGCCGGGTTGGTGGCGCTGCTGTTCGTGCCCTGGCGCGGCACGCTCGGACTGCCGGCCGTGCTCGAAGCCGCCGAGCATGCCGCGATCCACGCACCCGAGGCGGCACGGATCAAACGTGTGGCGGTGGAGTCGGGTGCGCAGGTGAGCGCGGGTCAGACGCTGTTCGTGCTCGACAAGCCGGAACTGGCACTGGGCACGGAGCAGGCCCGTCGCAAGATCGATGTCATACAGACCCGGCTGGCACGTCGGGCCGGCTCGCAGCGCGACCTCGACGCCGAAGGCGTGCTGCGTACCCAGCTGGCCGAGCTGCGAGCCGAACTCGCGGGGCTGGCTGCACGCGAACGCGCGCTCGTGCTGGAAAGCCCGTTCGATGCCCGGGTGGTCGATCGCGCCGACCTGCGGGCCGGCCAGTACGTATCTGCCCGCGAGGAACTCGCCGATCTGGTCGCGCCCGGCGCGGGGCGGGTATATGCGTATGTCGGCGAGCAGGATGTGGCCCGGATCGAACTCGGGGCCAAGGCGCGCTTCATTCCCGACGACGGCGATCACGGCGCCCGTGATCTGGAGGTCGTGCGCGTGGAAGATGTCGGCACGGAACGGTTGCCGTACCCGGTGCTGGCCAGCACCTACGGAGGCCCGCTGGCCGTGTCGCCCGAGCGCACAGAGGGCGATCGTGCGCTACGACTGGAAGACGGTGTCTACCGCGTCGTGCTCAGGCCCGTGGGCGAAGGTGACGTGCCGCGATGGCGCCTGGCGGGTACAGCGGTGGTGGACGGGCCGCCGGAAAGCATTGCCGGCCGGTTGTTCCGGCATGCGGCCAGCGTATTCATCCGCGAGAGCGGCTTCTAG